From the Deltaproteobacteria bacterium genome, one window contains:
- a CDS encoding PAS domain S-box protein, whose amino-acid sequence MKSWAETLYKKLFHSLGLKLGLAIGLILFVAVLGYAYFLLKTQENQAVQRVRSTARMFSDTLRQSTHYSMLKYQPEALHRTIQAVGEQKGVELIRIFNKKGAIMYSTRRQEIGRTVNMQTEACFSCHLKDKPMEKLSVAARSRIFSSGNGGRVIGFINPIYNEPSCSTAACHAHPADKTVLGVLDVVLSLSEVDQEIKKNSKNILVFALFFFLGAFGVFEFCIYFFVERPIRRLRQSTGEIASGDFNRPIEIQSSDEIRDLATAFEEMRQKIKEITTALKASQQEYQILFESVPCYISVQDRNLRLLQVNRDFRRDFGDNIGGHCYEVYKNRVDKCPNCKVEKTFQTGSIYTGEETVTTKDGQIAHILVYTCPIYNEKNDIISVMEVSVNITNLKILEEERIKSEEAYRLLFNNDPNPIFVVQEDTFQILDANARASVLYGYDKSELLSKTFLELVPEGSREKLDTLVQLGFLLKSKKNFLGKLRQIRKDGTIFYVNLRASQGVYRDTPIYIMTANDITERIQAEQQLAQASKMATLGEMSAGVAHELNQPLTVIKTASSFILRKIKGCQPISGEILNTLAEEMDAQVDRASRIINHLREFGRKTETHKTAVQINEAIQGMLTVMGKQLELRQIKVFLDLEPELPDILGDKNRLEQVFINLAMNARDALDDPAVKEKKIRIRSFFENGWVKVDFSDNGCGIPKEIQEKIFEPFFSTKGVGQGTGLGLSISYGIIRDYQGQIQVNSLVGAGTTFTLLFPPFKEENGSR is encoded by the coding sequence ATGAAATCCTGGGCTGAAACCCTTTATAAAAAACTATTTCATAGTCTGGGACTGAAACTGGGATTGGCTATCGGTCTGATCCTATTTGTGGCGGTTCTGGGCTATGCCTATTTTTTATTAAAGACCCAGGAAAACCAGGCGGTGCAAAGGGTCAGGAGTACGGCCAGGATGTTCAGTGACACCCTGCGGCAAAGTACCCATTACAGCATGCTCAAATATCAGCCCGAGGCCCTCCACCGGACCATCCAGGCCGTGGGAGAGCAAAAAGGGGTGGAGTTAATCCGGATCTTTAATAAAAAAGGGGCCATCATGTACTCGACCCGCCGGCAGGAGATCGGCCGGACCGTAAACATGCAGACCGAAGCCTGTTTTAGCTGTCACCTGAAGGACAAACCCATGGAAAAATTATCGGTGGCGGCCCGAAGCCGCATTTTTTCTTCGGGGAATGGCGGGCGGGTCATCGGTTTTATCAATCCCATCTATAATGAACCCTCCTGCAGCACCGCCGCCTGTCATGCCCATCCGGCGGATAAAACCGTTCTGGGGGTCCTGGACGTCGTCCTTTCTCTTTCTGAAGTCGATCAGGAAATAAAAAAGAATTCAAAAAATATCCTGGTCTTCGCCCTCTTTTTCTTCCTCGGCGCCTTTGGGGTATTTGAGTTCTGTATCTACTTTTTTGTGGAGCGTCCTATCAGGAGGTTACGCCAAAGTACCGGTGAAATCGCCTCCGGGGACTTTAACCGTCCCATTGAAATTCAATCATCCGATGAGATCAGGGATTTGGCTACTGCCTTTGAAGAAATGCGACAAAAAATCAAGGAAATCACAACAGCCCTGAAAGCCAGCCAGCAGGAATATCAAATCCTTTTTGAAAGCGTTCCGTGTTATATCAGCGTCCAGGACCGGAATCTTCGCCTCCTGCAGGTTAACCGGGACTTTCGAAGGGATTTCGGTGACAATATCGGGGGCCATTGTTATGAAGTTTACAAGAATCGGGTCGATAAATGCCCCAACTGCAAGGTTGAGAAGACCTTTCAAACCGGTTCCATTTACACCGGAGAAGAAACGGTTACCACCAAAGACGGCCAGATAGCCCATATCCTGGTCTACACCTGCCCGATCTATAATGAAAAAAACGATATCATTTCGGTCATGGAAGTATCGGTCAACATCACCAATTTAAAAATCCTGGAAGAAGAACGGATAAAATCGGAAGAAGCCTATCGCCTGTTGTTTAACAACGACCCCAATCCGATTTTTGTCGTCCAGGAAGACACCTTCCAAATCCTGGATGCCAATGCCCGGGCCTCGGTTCTTTACGGCTATGATAAATCCGAATTACTTTCCAAGACCTTCCTGGAATTAGTACCGGAAGGTTCACGGGAGAAATTGGATACCTTAGTCCAACTGGGATTTCTTTTAAAGAGTAAAAAAAATTTCCTGGGAAAATTAAGACAAATTCGGAAAGACGGGACTATTTTTTATGTTAACTTGCGGGCCTCCCAGGGTGTTTACCGGGACACCCCGATTTATATCATGACCGCCAACGATATCACCGAGCGTATCCAGGCCGAACAACAATTAGCCCAGGCCAGCAAAATGGCGACCCTTGGAGAAATGTCGGCCGGTGTGGCCCATGAACTCAATCAACCGCTTACCGTAATCAAAACCGCCAGCAGTTTTATCTTAAGAAAGATCAAAGGGTGCCAACCTATTTCGGGGGAGATCCTCAACACCCTGGCAGAAGAAATGGATGCCCAGGTGGACCGGGCCTCCCGGATCATCAACCACTTAAGAGAATTCGGTCGAAAAACAGAGACCCACAAAACAGCCGTTCAGATCAATGAAGCCATTCAAGGGATGCTGACGGTAATGGGAAAACAACTGGAACTCAGGCAAATTAAGGTCTTTTTGGATTTGGAACCTGAACTGCCCGATATCCTGGGTGACAAAAACCGGTTGGAGCAGGTCTTCATTAATTTGGCCATGAACGCCAGGGATGCGTTAGATGATCCGGCTGTTAAGGAAAAAAAGATCCGGATCCGATCCTTCTTTGAGAACGGCTGGGTAAAGGTTGATTTCTCTGACAACGGTTGCGGTATTCCCAAGGAAATCCAGGAGAAAATATTTGAACCCTTTTTCTCCACCAAAGGGGTCGGGCAAGGAACCGGCCTGGGGCTCTCCATCAGCTATGGCATTATCCGGGACTATCAAGGGCAAATTCAGGTCAACAGCCTGGTCGGTGCCGGCACTACTTTTACTTTGCTTTTCCCGCCCTTTAAGGAGGAAAATGGATCGAGGTAA